A genomic region of Fusarium oxysporum Fo47 chromosome VI, complete sequence contains the following coding sequences:
- a CDS encoding glycosyl hydrolases family 31-domain-containing protein has protein sequence MPQRERIPSSWTVEAASKDSNQPSVHLRCNDATLPFEFNFEAVRPNVFRTTFTSATHPLPPRPSVPRAETKLDGAQLKVTSTDKGTKIQIGDVIANVDYAGETPLLSVGFDGQPPILQDLDNRSYAVNGDGVAHYTQYNRKTFHVGLGEKAAPMDLSGRRFQISATDSFGYDAHRTDPLYKNIPLLINATPQGCVAMFSTSHTRGEYSIGSEMDGMWGFYKVYRQDFGGLEEYIITGKTLKEVVQTYADLAGYPLLVPRWAFGYLSGGMKYSMLDDPPAGEALIELAHKMKEHDIPCSAYQMSSGYTVAEQHPKNRHVFTWNRHRFPDPEDWIKEFHKLGMRCIANVKPYLVSSHPEYQKLKDAGGLFLDPHTKEPAVTKLWSAGGGERANGGHIDFTSEAGYNWWYNGIKKLAEEGIDCMWNDNNEYTIPDDEWECALNVNKDVLEVPEGLEKRPQVGLWGRSLHTELNGKASHDALLAVNPDSRPFVLTRSATAGTMRYACSSWSGDNTTSWDSMRGSTALGLNAGLSLMQCYGHDIGGFEGPQPDPELLLRWVQLGIYSPRFAINCFKTGEDNSIGDVIEPWMHPSITHLVRKTIKRRYALIPYIYSLSLESHQTASPPQRWIGWGYESDPEVWKLLDGENQYWLGDSMLVGGVFEAGASKVKFYLPKASDDDEGYLNLNAPYQYLEAGQWVDLDVEWHGAGIPVLGKVGRAVAVGRDVQVLSPGEKENVANLPLDDYRAVEIFPPQKASRDGKWYETTWYEDDGTSVSTKNKISSYTIAYSATESEIKVKFSKDESSGFQAPWKSLVVILPFGDLRTVVSEDKEVVSLGLSAEGKKQFELK, from the coding sequence ATGCCTCAACGTGAACGCATTCCTTCTTCGTGGACTGTCGAGGCAGCCAGTAAAGACAGCAACCAGCCGTCTGTCCACTTGCGTTGCAACGATGCCACTCTACCGTTCGAGTTCAACTTTGAAGCCGTCCGTCCCAACGTCTTCAGAACCACCTTCACATCCGCCACCCATCCTCTACCGCCTCGCCCCAGCGTCCCTCGTGCTGAGACGAAGCTGGATGGTGCTCAGCTAAAAGTCACATCAACCGACAAAGGCACCAAGATCCAGATCGGTGATGTGATTGCCAATGTCGACTACGCTGGAGAGACACCTCTTCTCTCTGTAGGCTTCGACGGTCAGCCACCGATCCTTCAGGATCTTGATAACAGATCTTATGCCGTCAATGGCGACGGTGTCGCTCACTACACTCAGTATAACCGCAAGACGTTCCATGTCGGTCTCGGAGAAAAGGCTGCACCAATGGACCTCTCTGGTCGCCGCTTCCAAATATCAGCAACCGACAGCTTTGGATACGACGCCCACCGAACTGACCCTCTGTACAAGAACATCCCCCTCTTGATCAATGCTACACCTCAAGGCTGCGTAGCCATGTTCTCTACCAGCCATACAAGAGGAGAATACTCCATCGGCTCTGAGATGGATGGTATGTGGGGGTTCTACAAGGTCTATCGTCAGGACTTTGGAGGTCTGGAAGAGTACATTATTACCGGAAAGACACTCAAAGAAGTTGTCCAGACTTATGCGGATCTTGCTGGTTATCCTCTTCTTGTACCCCGCTGGGCTTTCGGATACCTCTCTGGCGGCATGAAATACTCCATGCTTGACGATCCCCCTGCTGGCGAAGCTTTGATCGAGTTGGCACACAAGATGAAGGAGCACGACATTCCTTGTTCAGCTTACCAGATGTCATCCGGGTATACCGTGGCTGAGCAGCACCCCAAGAACCGACACGTCTTTACCTGGAATCGTCACCGTTTCCCCGATCCCGAGGACTGGATCAAGGAGTTCCATAAGCTGGGCATGCGTTGTATCGCCAACGTCAAGCCATATCTCGTTTCCAGTCATCCCGAGTaccagaagctcaaggacGCTGGAGGTCTCTTCCTTGATCCTCACACCAAGGAACCAGCTGTCACCAAGCTTTGGAGCGCAGGAGGAGGTGAGAGAGCCAACGGTGGTCATATCGACTTCACTTCCGAGGCCGGCTACAACTGGTGGTATAATGggatcaagaagctcgcaGAAGAGGGTATTGACTGCATGTGGAACGATAACAACGAGTACACGATCCCCGATGACGAATGGGAGTGCGCTCTCAACGTCAACAAGGATGTACTCGAGGTTCCTGAAGGCCTTGAGAAGCGTCCTCAAGTCGGTCTCTGGGGCCGCAGTCTACATACCGAGCTCAACGGCAAGGCTTCTCACGATGCTCTTCTGGCTGTCAACCCAGACTCGCGTCCTTTCGTTCTTACTCGCAGTGCTACAGCCGGTACTATGCGCTACGCCTGTAGCTCTTGGAGTGGTGACAACACTACCAGCTGGGATAGCATGAGAGGCTCGACTGCTCTCGGTCTCAACGCCGGTCTCTCCCTCATGCAATGCTACGGACATGACATTGGTGGCTTCGAGGGTCCTCAGCCCGACcctgagcttcttcttcgatgGGTCCAACTCGGTATCTACTCTCCTCGATTCGCAATCAACTGCTTCAAGACAGGCGAAGACAACTCAATCGGTGATGTCATAGAGCCTTGGATGCATCCATCTATCACCCATCTTGTCCGCAAGACTATCAAGCGTCGCTATGCATTGATTCCTTACATCtactctctgtctcttgAGAGTCACCAGACTGCTTCGCCACCACAAAGATGGATCGGTTGGGGCTACGAGTCTGACCCCGAAGTATGGAAGCTGCTCGATGGAGAGAATCAGTACTGGCTTGGTGACTCCATGCTCGTCGGAGGCGTCTTCGAGGCCGGAGCAAGCAAGGTCAAGTTCTATCTCCCCAAGGCAtcagatgacgatgaggggTACCTGAACCTGAATGCGCCATACCAGTATCTCGAGGCTGGTCAATGGGTTGACCTTGACGTTGAGTGGCATGGTGCTGGCATTCCCGTACTCGGCAAGGTTGGCCGTGCCGTCGCTGTTGGTCGAGATGTCCAGGTTCTCTCTCCCGGCGAGAAGGAGAACGTCGCAAACCTCCCTCTTGATGACTACCGAGCTGTCGAGATCTTCCCTCCTCAGAAGGCGTCTCGTGATGGCAAGTGGTATGAGACAACGTGgtatgaagatgatggtaCCTCTGTGTCAACCAAAAACAAGATCTCTTCTTACACTATTGCTTACTCGGCTACGGAGTCtgagatcaaggtcaagTTCTCCAAGGATGAAAGCTCTGGCTTCCAAGCACCCTGGAAGTCACTGGTTGTCATTCTGCCCTTCGGAGACCTGAGAACGGTCGTGAGTGAGGATAAGGAAGTTGTTTCCTTGGGTCTGAGTGCAGAGGGCAAAAAGCAATTTGAGCTAAAGTAG